In Penicillium oxalicum strain HP7-1 chromosome I, whole genome shotgun sequence, a single window of DNA contains:
- a CDS encoding Dimethylglycine oxidase, translating to MSNTQRVVIIGAGIVGTNLADELVSRGWKNITVVEQGPLYMPGGSTSHAPGLVFQTTPSKTMTNLARYTVEKLESLEKDGQNCFNQVGGLEVATTPERLQDIKRRHGYASSWGIESHLVSAEQCLKLYPHLNKDVVLGGLHIPSDGLALAARATQLLIERTRAAGVNYLELTPVTGIERGYGKVTGVETPKGIIPADIVVSCAGFWGVELGAMVGLSIPLLPLAHQYAKTTAVPGLVGRELNKQINGKNAELPILRHQDHDLYYREHGDQFGIGYYGHRPMPVKASSLGLTPKNVDEQNMPSRLEFTEEDFAPAWKETQRLLPMLQETQIADGLNGVFSFTPDGGPIFGQAPNLDGFWVAEAVWVTHSAGVARAVAETLTTGHSAIDMSECELSRFEEVQLSPEYIEETSSQNFVEIYDILHPAQPRLSPRQLRTSPFYAREKELGAYFLELGGWERPFWYESNRELLNYLPPQWRPVARDSWSSKFYSPIAAAEAWKTRNAVAMFDMTSFHRFEVAGPGALDLLQRLSTADINTKPGTITYALFLNDHGGIRGDVFISRLEENLFQIGANSATDLAYLCREARHHSATGKLAQVRDITGSTCCIGLWGPRARDVLYETTTEDFSNKALPYFGVKRCIIKGIPITAFRKSYVGELGWELQTSAEYGQRLWDIIYQAGKIHGLIAAGRAAFNALRLEKGYRIYGADMTTEHTPFEAGVAGAVRASKWEDYVGKTALDRISPSAKQRPPRRLCCLAVDDGQSMIMGKEPVFYNNKAIGYVTSAAFGFTVRKPVAYAWLGGTMSQGTKVEIEYFGKRIRATVAADPLYDPDSKRMLADGLSTDAEVKKCINARL from the coding sequence ATGTCCAACACACAGCGTGTCGTCATTATCGGCGCTGGCATCGTCGGTACCAACCTCGCAGATGAGCTGGTCTCGCGAGGATGGAAGAACATCACCGTCGTTGAGCAAGGCCCACTATACATGCCTGGAGGCTCAACGTCCCATGCCCCGGGCCTGGTGTTCCAGACCACTCCCTCGAAGACGATGACAAATTTGGCACGATACACGGTTGAGAAGCTTGAATCTCTCGAGAAGGACGGCCAGAATTGCTTCAATCAAGTTGGTGGGCTCGAAGTTGCCACGACCCCCGAGCGTCTCCAGGATATCAAGCGGAGGCACGGTTATGCTTCCTCGTGGGGTATTGAATCCCATCTCGTGAGTGCAGAGCAATGTTTGAAATTGTATCCGCATCTCAACAAAGATGTCGTGCTAGGAGGTCTACACATCCCCAGCGACGGCCTAGCACTTGCAGCCCGCGCGACTCAGCTCCTAATCGAACGAACTCGCGCTGCCGGGGTCAATTACCTCGAATTGACCCCAGTGACGGGAATCGAGAGGGGTTATGGGAAAGTGACCGGAGTGGAAACTCCAAAGGGCATTATTCCCGCCGATATCGTTGTCTCCTGCGCCGGCTTCTGGGGCGTGGAACTCGGTGCCATGGTCGGCTTGTCCATCCCTCTTTTGCCGCTTGCCCACCAATATGCCAAAACAACGGCTGTGCCGGGTCTGGTCGGTCGAGAATTGAACAAGCAAATAAATGGAAAGAACGCCGAATTACCAATCCTACGACACCAGGATCATGATTTGTACTACCGGGAGCATGGTGACCAATTTGGGATCGGATACTATGGTCATCGCCCTATGCCAGTCAAGGCGTCGTCTCTGGGTCTGACCCCCAAGAATGTGGATGAGCAGAATATGCCATCTCGTCTGGAATTTACCGAGGAGGACTTTGCCCCTGCTTGGAAGGAGACACAGCGACTGCTGCCCATGTTACAAGAAACGCAAATCGCGGATGGGCTCAATGGAGTATTTTCCTTCACGCCGGATGGAGGGCCCATCTTTGGACAAGCTCCCAACCTGGACGGCTTCTGGGTCGCCGAGGCTGTTTGGGTGACACACTCTGCGGGCGTTGCTCGCGCTGTTGCCGAGACCCTCACGACTGGTCACTCAGCGATCGACATGTCCGAATGCGAATTGTCTCGATTTGAAGAGGTTCAGTTGAGTCCAGAGTACATCGAGGAGACATCCTCTCAGAACTTTGTCGAGATTTACGATATTTTGCATCCCGCTCAACCCAGACTATCCCCACGCCAGCTGCGGACGAGTCCCTTCTATgcgcgagagaaagagttgGGCGCCTACTTCCTGGAGCTAGGAGGTTGGGAGCGTCCCTTCTGGTACGAGTCAAACCGGGAATTGCTCAATTACCTGCCGCCTCAATGGAGACCCGTGGCGCGTGATTCGTGGTCCAGCAAATTCTATTCCCCCATCGCAGCGGCCGAGGCATGGAAAACGCGCAACGCCGTAGCCATGTTCGACATGACCTCCTTCCATCGATTTGAAGTAGCTGGACCGGGCGCTTTGGACCTGCTCCAGCGCCTCAGCACGGCGGACATCAACACCAAACCCGGTACTATCACCTATGCTCTTTTCCTAAATGACCACGGTGGCATTCGCGGAGACGTTTTCATCTCCCGACTCGAAGAGAATCTCTTCCAGATTGGCGCCAATTCCGCCACCGATCTGGCCTATCTATGCCGCGAGGCCCGGCACCACAGTGCAACAGGCAAGCTTGCCCAGGTCCGCGATATTACCGGCAGTACCTGCTGCATTGGGCTATGGGGACCTCGCGCCCGCGATGTACTCTACGAGACCACAACGGAGGACTTTTCGAACAAAGCTCTGCCCTACTTCGGCGTCAAGCGATGCATTATCAAAGGCATCCCTATTACCGCATTCCGCAAGTCCTACGTCGGTGAACTCGGCTGGGAACTCCAGACAAGTGCCGAATACGGCCAACGATTATGGGACATCATCTACCAAGCCGGGAAGATCCACGGCCTTATTGCCGCAGGCCGAGCCGCCTTTAACGCTCTTCGCCTGGAGAAAGGGTATCGCATCTATGGCGCGGACATGACCACCGAACATACTCCCTTCGAAGCCGGTGTGGCGGGTGCCGTCCGCGCAAGTAAATGGGAAGACTACGTCGGCAAGACCGCACTTGACCGCATCTCGCCGTCTGCCAAGCAGAGGCCCCCTCGCCGATTGTGTTGTCTCGCCGTAGATGATGGTCAATCCATGATCATGGGCAAAGAGCCTGTGTTCTACAACAACAAGGCCATTGGCTACGTGACGAGTGCAGCGTTTGGTTTCACTGTTCGCAAGCCCGTGGCATATGCCTGGCTTGGGGGCACAATGAGCCAAGGCACCAAGGTCGAGATTGAGTATTTCGGGAAACGTATCCGGGCCACTGTCGCTGCGGATCCGTTGTACGACCCGGACAGTAAACGCATGCTGGCTGATGGATTGTCGACAGATGCAGAGGTCAAGAAATGTATCAATGCTCGTCTGTAA